Proteins from one Kineosporiaceae bacterium genomic window:
- a CDS encoding DUF742 domain-containing protein codes for MPRQARPDGTDPPPPRNRRVHRTGDAVRRRSTSEVDVTGQIPVVPDGQAAPTDPTGTPLDGSGRAGGQTRATGASASRTTPTEPASGADGGSLDAAAGLSNTGPMPATPGGSRGGPAPVAESDWMAMARQQAELASHRDSGLAAWVPGSGLDEDVEIDLTGSASLVRPYARTGGRTRPVRDLDMEALVRTTLAGKEASTSPWLNPEHTSIIEMSSGTVSVAEIAARLSVPLGVARVIIADMMDLGLVEVMKTSAAEGDERDPDFLRRVLSGLQRL; via the coding sequence ATGCCCAGACAGGCTCGCCCGGACGGCACAGATCCGCCGCCCCCTCGTAACCGGCGCGTTCATCGCACCGGCGATGCCGTGCGGCGTCGCTCGACGAGCGAGGTCGACGTGACCGGGCAGATTCCCGTGGTGCCGGACGGCCAGGCGGCACCCACGGACCCGACCGGAACCCCGCTGGACGGCTCAGGCCGAGCCGGGGGTCAGACGCGCGCCACCGGTGCCTCGGCATCGAGGACGACGCCCACGGAGCCCGCCTCCGGTGCGGACGGCGGCAGTCTGGACGCCGCAGCAGGGTTGTCGAACACCGGCCCGATGCCCGCCACCCCGGGTGGTTCGCGCGGTGGCCCCGCGCCGGTTGCCGAATCGGACTGGATGGCCATGGCCCGGCAGCAGGCCGAACTGGCCAGCCACCGGGACAGCGGCCTGGCCGCGTGGGTGCCGGGCAGCGGCCTGGACGAGGACGTGGAGATCGACCTGACCGGCTCGGCTTCCCTGGTGCGCCCGTACGCGCGGACCGGTGGCCGGACCCGTCCGGTGCGCGACCTGGACATGGAGGCGCTGGTCCGGACGACGCTGGCCGGCAAGGAGGCCTCGACCAGCCCGTGGCTCAACCCCGAACACACGAGCATCATCGAGATGAGCAGCGGCACGGTCTCGGTCGCCGAGATCGCCGCCCGGTTGTCCGTGCCGCTCGGCGTCGCCCGAGTGATCATCGCCGACATGATGGACCTGGGCCTGGTCGAGGTCATGAAGACCTCGGCCGCCGAAGGTGACGAACGTGACCCCGACTTCCTGAGGAGAGTACTCAGTGGCCTTCAGCGGCTCTGA
- a CDS encoding sodium-translocating pyrophosphatase translates to MLGSAQAADGQAVTLAGGNMTLVYVVTAISVAALALAVLFRGQVLAAGEGTDKMKTIARAVQEGAAAYLNRQFKTLVPFVVLVFALLFLLPADDQSIRLGRSIFFIVGAVFSASIGYLGMTLAVRANLRVAAAAREANGRDNGMRVAFRTGGVVGMATVGLGLLGASIVVLIYKGDAPAVLEGFGFGAALLAMFMRVGGGIFTKAADVGADLVGKVEQGIPEDDPRNAATIADNVGDNVGDCAGMAADLFESYAVTLVAALILGKAAFGTEGLVFPLIVPALGAITAAFGVYLTKPRDGESGLKAINRGFYLSAVISAVFCAVAAYTYLPATFAGLTDVSDEIAKLDGDPRLLAISAVVLGIVLAGAILWLTGYFTGTDHPPTHNVADTALTGAATVVLSGIGVGLESAVYTSVTIGAAVYAAYLLGGGSVILSLFLIALAGCGLLTTVGVIVAMDTFGPVSDNAQGIAEMSGDVSGEGAQILTELDAVGNTTKAITKGIAIATAVLAATALFGSYNDAVNTALGDASQGVKDAIGDADLIYQVVSPNVLVGLMIGAAVVFLFSGLAIDAVTRAAGAIVFEVRRQFKENPGIMDYSVKPDYGRVVDICTRDSLRELATPGLLAAMAPIAVGFGLGVGALAGYLAGAIGTGVLMAVFLANSGGAWDNAKKLVEDGLHGGKGSDAHAATVIGDTVGDPFKDTAGPSINPLIKVMNLVSVLIAPAIVQTSDNTGVRLAISLVAVVVIVAAVTTSKRRASAMHAEVPAAAGA, encoded by the coding sequence ATGCTGGGGAGCGCCCAGGCCGCAGACGGCCAAGCGGTCACCCTTGCAGGCGGAAACATGACCCTGGTCTACGTTGTGACAGCGATCTCGGTGGCCGCGTTGGCCCTCGCTGTCCTGTTCCGGGGTCAAGTTCTCGCTGCTGGTGAGGGCACCGACAAGATGAAGACCATCGCGCGCGCCGTCCAAGAGGGCGCCGCCGCCTACCTCAACCGTCAGTTCAAGACCCTGGTGCCGTTCGTGGTCCTGGTCTTCGCCCTGCTGTTCCTGCTGCCGGCCGACGACCAGTCGATCCGCTTGGGGCGCAGCATCTTCTTCATCGTCGGCGCGGTGTTCTCGGCCAGCATCGGCTACCTGGGCATGACCCTGGCCGTGCGCGCGAACCTGCGCGTGGCCGCGGCGGCCCGTGAGGCCAACGGCCGCGACAACGGTATGCGGGTCGCCTTCCGTACCGGTGGCGTGGTCGGCATGGCCACGGTGGGTCTGGGCCTGCTGGGCGCCAGCATCGTCGTCCTGATCTACAAGGGTGACGCCCCGGCTGTGCTCGAGGGCTTCGGCTTCGGCGCGGCGCTGCTCGCCATGTTCATGCGTGTCGGCGGCGGGATCTTCACCAAGGCGGCGGACGTCGGCGCCGACCTGGTCGGCAAGGTCGAGCAGGGCATCCCCGAGGATGACCCACGCAACGCCGCGACCATCGCCGACAACGTCGGTGACAACGTCGGCGACTGCGCCGGTATGGCCGCCGACCTCTTCGAGTCCTACGCGGTGACCCTGGTCGCCGCGCTCATCCTGGGCAAGGCGGCCTTCGGCACCGAGGGTCTGGTGTTCCCGCTGATCGTGCCCGCCCTGGGCGCCATCACGGCCGCCTTCGGCGTGTACCTGACCAAGCCCCGGGACGGCGAGAGCGGCCTGAAGGCCATCAACCGCGGCTTCTACCTGTCGGCCGTGATCTCGGCCGTGTTCTGCGCGGTGGCGGCCTACACCTACCTGCCGGCCACCTTCGCCGGACTGACAGATGTCAGCGACGAGATCGCCAAACTGGACGGCGACCCGCGCCTGCTCGCCATCTCTGCCGTGGTGCTCGGCATCGTGCTCGCCGGGGCCATCCTCTGGCTGACCGGGTACTTCACCGGCACCGACCACCCGCCGACGCACAACGTTGCCGACACGGCGCTGACCGGTGCGGCCACGGTCGTGCTGTCCGGTATCGGTGTCGGCCTGGAGTCGGCCGTCTACACCTCGGTCACCATCGGTGCCGCGGTCTATGCCGCCTACCTGCTGGGTGGCGGTTCGGTCATCCTGTCGCTGTTCCTGATCGCGCTGGCCGGGTGTGGCCTGCTGACCACGGTCGGCGTGATCGTGGCCATGGACACCTTCGGGCCGGTCAGTGACAACGCCCAGGGCATCGCCGAGATGTCCGGCGACGTCAGCGGTGAGGGCGCCCAGATCCTCACCGAGCTCGACGCGGTGGGCAACACCACCAAGGCGATCACCAAGGGCATCGCCATCGCGACCGCTGTGCTGGCCGCGACGGCGCTGTTCGGTTCGTACAACGATGCGGTGAACACCGCGCTGGGCGACGCCTCCCAGGGGGTCAAGGACGCCATCGGTGACGCGGACCTGATCTACCAGGTGGTCTCGCCGAACGTGCTGGTCGGCCTGATGATCGGTGCAGCCGTGGTGTTCCTGTTCTCGGGTCTGGCCATCGACGCCGTGACCCGGGCCGCGGGCGCCATCGTGTTCGAGGTTCGCCGGCAGTTCAAGGAGAACCCCGGGATCATGGACTACTCGGTCAAGCCGGACTACGGCCGAGTGGTCGACATCTGCACCCGGGACTCGCTGCGCGAGCTGGCCACGCCCGGTCTGCTGGCCGCCATGGCCCCGATCGCCGTGGGCTTCGGCCTCGGCGTCGGTGCGTTGGCCGGCTACCTGGCCGGCGCCATCGGCACCGGCGTGCTGATGGCGGTGTTCCTGGCCAACTCCGGCGGCGCCTGGGACAACGCCAAGAAGCTGGTCGAGGACGGCCTGCACGGTGGCAAGGGCTCGGACGCCCACGCCGCCACGGTCATCGGCGACACCGTGGGTGACCCGTTCAAGGACACCGCCGGTCCGTCGATCAACCCGTTGATCAAGGTGATGAACCTGGTGTCGGTGCTGATCGCGCCCGCGATCGTGCAGACCAGCGACAACACCGGGGTGCGCCTGGCGATCAGCCTGGTGGCCGTCGTGGTGATCGTCGCTGCGGTCACGACGTCCAAGCGTCGTGCCTCGGCGATGCACGCCGAGGTGCCCGCGGCGGCCGGCGCCTGA
- a CDS encoding ATP/GTP-binding protein, whose translation MAFSGSDARPTRSTKIVISGGFGAGKTTFVGAVSEIVPLRTEAVMTAASTGVDDLSATPHKTTTTVAMDFGRISIDEQLVLYLFGSPGQNRFWFMWDDLVRGAIGAIVLVDSRRLEDCFGPIDFFEARGLPFIVALNAFDSHVPHAPEAVRDALQLSEGTPVIVCDARDKESAKQALIAVVEHALRTWSKMATQAQSTPA comes from the coding sequence GTGGCCTTCAGCGGCTCTGACGCGCGGCCGACCCGGTCGACCAAGATCGTTATTTCGGGCGGGTTCGGGGCCGGCAAGACCACCTTCGTGGGCGCCGTCTCCGAGATCGTGCCGTTGCGCACCGAGGCCGTCATGACGGCCGCGAGCACCGGTGTGGACGACCTGTCCGCCACGCCGCACAAGACCACGACCACCGTCGCGATGGACTTCGGGCGCATCTCCATCGACGAGCAGCTCGTGCTCTACCTGTTCGGCTCCCCCGGCCAGAACCGATTCTGGTTCATGTGGGACGACCTGGTGCGGGGCGCCATCGGCGCGATCGTGCTGGTCGACTCCCGCCGGCTCGAGGACTGCTTCGGCCCCATCGACTTCTTCGAGGCTCGCGGGTTGCCCTTCATCGTGGCCCTGAACGCCTTCGACAGCCACGTTCCGCACGCGCCCGAGGCCGTGCGTGACGCTCTGCAGCTCAGTGAGGGCACCCCGGTGATCGTCTGCGACGCCCGCGACAAGGAGTCGGCCAAGCAGGCCCTCATCGCGGTCGTGGAGCATGCCCTGCGCACCTGGTCCAAGATGGCCACCCAGGCGCAGTCCACCCCCGCCTGA
- the topA gene encoding type I DNA topoisomerase, protein MVALGRHGGRDGALRGPELPPRCPCGLPSWRSALVPLPFEPTDDGGPPAEPSRPPSRSRAARTGIISKDRPSAPPVRERLSVATTKAPTPRRLVIVESPRKAKNIAGFLGAGFDVEASVGHIRDLPQPSELPADMKKGPYGKFAVDVDNGFDAYYVVDADKRKKVTELKRALKEADELYLATDEDREGEAIAWHLLKVLEPKVPVRRMVFHEITREAIQRALQDTRDLDERLVDAQETRRILDRLYGYEVSPVLWRKVRAGLSAGRVQSVTTRMVVERERERMAFRAASYWDVEGSFAPEGEPGDAAAAAEAFAARLVALDGARVATGRDFDDTGQLTAAARSAGTVHLNGEQAASVVTALDDAPVRVRSVDTKPYTRRPAAPFTTSTLQQEAGRKLRFSSRQTMRVAQGLYENGYITYMRTDSVVLSTQAITAARRQIGELYGPEYVPASPRTYTSKSKNAQEAHEAIRPSGDSFRTPAQVSGELRGDEFRLYELIWKRTVASQMADARGSTASVRLVATPGAVSGAAATVLTREAEFAASGTVITFRGFLAAYEEGRDELRANGANGANGARHGSSDDERRLPDLTTGDALRTLELTADGHETQPPPRYTEASLIKALEERGIGRPSTYSATITTIQDRGYVTSKGSALVPTWLAFSVTRLLEEHFGRLVDYDFTAAMEEDLDRIARGDEQRVAWLSRFYFGDGEAHGGGLRPLVENLGEIDARDINTVQLGEGIELRVGRYGPYVEVPGEAEGDEPVRASVPDDVAPDELTVAKARELLSHQNSGDRVLGVDPASGRQVVARAGRFGPYVTEVFEDDAPKATKPRTGSLFKSMDVATVTLEQALQLLSLPRVVGADPESGDEITAQNGRYGPYLKKGTDSRSLGSEDAIFTTTLDEALAIYAQPKQRGRAAAAPPLRELGPDPVSGGPVVVKDGRFGPYVTDGTSNATLRKGDAVESITLERAAELLAEKRARGPVKRTARKTAAKKTTAKKATATKTATKATAKKATATKATAKKTAAKKTAKKTAAKKTAG, encoded by the coding sequence ATGGTTGCGCTGGGTCGACACGGGGGTCGAGACGGGGCGCTGCGGGGTCCCGAATTGCCCCCTCGGTGTCCGTGCGGGTTACCGTCATGGCGTTCCGCACTCGTGCCGCTACCCTTCGAGCCCACCGATGACGGCGGCCCACCGGCCGAGCCGAGCCGACCTCCGTCCCGCTCGCGGGCTGCCCGGACCGGCATCATCTCCAAGGATCGACCTTCTGCTCCACCAGTCAGGGAAAGGCTCAGCGTGGCCACCACCAAGGCCCCCACTCCGCGCCGGCTCGTCATCGTCGAGTCGCCTCGCAAGGCGAAGAACATCGCCGGCTTCCTCGGCGCGGGATTCGACGTCGAGGCGAGCGTCGGGCACATCCGGGACCTGCCTCAGCCCAGTGAGCTGCCCGCGGACATGAAGAAGGGTCCCTACGGCAAGTTCGCGGTCGACGTCGACAACGGCTTCGACGCCTACTACGTGGTGGACGCCGACAAGAGGAAGAAGGTCACCGAGCTCAAGCGGGCGCTGAAGGAGGCGGACGAGCTCTACCTGGCCACGGACGAGGACCGCGAGGGCGAGGCCATCGCCTGGCACCTGCTGAAGGTCCTCGAGCCCAAGGTGCCGGTGCGGCGCATGGTGTTCCACGAGATCACCCGCGAGGCGATCCAGCGGGCGCTGCAGGACACCCGTGACCTGGACGAGCGTCTGGTCGACGCGCAGGAGACCCGGCGCATCCTGGACCGGCTCTACGGCTACGAGGTCTCGCCGGTGCTGTGGCGCAAGGTCCGTGCCGGTCTGTCGGCCGGTCGGGTGCAGTCGGTGACCACCCGCATGGTGGTCGAGCGCGAGCGGGAGCGGATGGCGTTCCGCGCGGCGTCCTACTGGGACGTCGAGGGCAGCTTCGCCCCCGAGGGCGAGCCGGGGGACGCTGCAGCGGCAGCAGAGGCGTTCGCTGCGCGCCTCGTCGCCCTGGACGGCGCGCGGGTCGCCACCGGACGTGACTTCGACGACACCGGTCAGCTCACCGCCGCGGCCCGCAGCGCCGGCACCGTGCACCTGAACGGTGAGCAGGCGGCGTCCGTGGTCACCGCGCTGGACGACGCGCCGGTCCGGGTGCGCTCGGTCGACACCAAGCCCTACACCCGCCGTCCCGCCGCGCCCTTCACCACCTCCACGCTGCAGCAGGAGGCCGGCCGCAAGCTGCGCTTCTCGTCGCGGCAGACGATGCGGGTGGCGCAGGGGTTGTACGAGAACGGCTACATCACCTACATGCGAACCGACTCGGTGGTGCTGTCGACGCAGGCGATCACCGCCGCCCGGCGGCAGATCGGCGAGCTCTACGGCCCCGAGTACGTGCCGGCCTCGCCGCGCACCTACACCAGCAAGAGCAAGAACGCCCAGGAGGCGCACGAGGCGATCCGGCCGTCGGGAGACTCCTTCCGCACCCCGGCCCAGGTGTCCGGCGAGCTGCGCGGGGACGAGTTCCGCCTCTACGAGCTGATCTGGAAGCGCACCGTCGCCTCGCAGATGGCCGATGCCCGGGGCTCGACGGCGTCCGTGCGCCTGGTCGCGACGCCGGGGGCGGTGTCCGGTGCGGCCGCCACCGTGCTGACGCGCGAGGCCGAGTTCGCGGCGTCCGGCACCGTGATCACCTTCCGCGGCTTCCTCGCCGCGTACGAGGAGGGCCGCGACGAGCTGCGCGCCAACGGGGCCAACGGGGCCAACGGGGCCAGGCACGGCTCGTCGGACGACGAGCGCCGCCTGCCCGACCTGACGACCGGTGATGCGCTGCGCACCCTCGAGCTGACCGCCGACGGTCACGAGACCCAGCCGCCGCCGCGCTACACCGAGGCCAGCCTGATCAAGGCCTTGGAGGAGCGCGGGATCGGCCGCCCCTCGACGTACTCCGCGACGATCACGACCATCCAGGACCGCGGCTACGTGACGAGCAAGGGGTCGGCGCTGGTACCGACCTGGCTGGCGTTCTCGGTCACCCGGCTGCTCGAGGAGCACTTCGGTCGGCTGGTCGACTACGACTTCACCGCCGCCATGGAGGAGGACCTCGACCGGATCGCCCGCGGCGACGAGCAGCGGGTGGCCTGGCTGTCGCGGTTCTACTTCGGCGACGGCGAGGCGCACGGCGGGGGGCTGCGTCCGCTGGTCGAGAACCTCGGCGAGATCGACGCCCGCGACATCAACACGGTGCAGCTGGGTGAGGGCATCGAGCTGCGGGTGGGGCGCTACGGCCCCTACGTCGAGGTGCCGGGTGAGGCCGAGGGCGACGAGCCGGTGCGCGCGAGCGTGCCGGACGACGTCGCGCCCGACGAGCTGACCGTCGCCAAGGCCCGGGAGCTGCTCAGCCACCAGAACAGCGGGGACCGGGTGCTGGGTGTCGACCCGGCCTCCGGCCGGCAGGTGGTGGCCCGCGCTGGTCGGTTCGGCCCCTACGTCACCGAGGTGTTCGAGGACGACGCCCCGAAGGCGACCAAGCCACGCACCGGCAGCCTCTTCAAGAGCATGGACGTCGCGACGGTCACCCTGGAGCAGGCGCTGCAGTTGTTGTCGCTGCCCCGGGTGGTCGGCGCGGACCCCGAGAGCGGTGACGAGATCACCGCTCAGAACGGCCGCTACGGGCCGTATCTGAAGAAGGGCACGGACTCGCGCTCGTTGGGCAGCGAGGACGCGATCTTCACCACCACGCTCGACGAGGCCCTGGCGATCTACGCCCAGCCCAAGCAACGGGGCCGTGCCGCAGCGGCACCGCCGCTGCGTGAGCTGGGTCCCGATCCGGTCAGCGGTGGCCCGGTGGTGGTCAAGGACGGCCGCTTCGGCCCCTACGTCACCGATGGCACGAGCAATGCCACCCTGCGCAAGGGCGATGCGGTCGAGAGCATCACGCTCGAG
- a CDS encoding roadblock/LC7 domain-containing protein — protein sequence MSVGTGADVAWLVDGFTQRVPGVAHAAVVSADGLLMASSAGLPRDRADQLSAVASGLGSLTNGAALCFSAGSVVQTVVEMQGGFLLLMAISDGSWLAVLASPTSDIGLVGYEMTMLVDRVGDHLSPELRHAESDWAGRA from the coding sequence GTGAGCGTAGGGACGGGAGCCGACGTCGCATGGCTCGTCGACGGGTTCACCCAGCGGGTGCCCGGCGTCGCGCATGCCGCGGTGGTCTCCGCCGACGGGCTGCTGATGGCGAGTTCGGCCGGCCTTCCCCGTGACCGTGCCGACCAGTTGTCCGCGGTCGCATCGGGGCTGGGGAGTCTGACCAACGGCGCGGCATTGTGCTTCTCCGCGGGTTCGGTCGTTCAGACGGTGGTCGAGATGCAGGGAGGCTTCCTGCTGCTCATGGCCATCTCCGACGGTTCATGGCTGGCGGTGTTGGCCTCACCGACCTCGGACATCGGGTTGGTGGGCTACGAGATGACCATGCTGGTTGACCGGGTTGGTGATCACTTGTCGCCCGAATTGCGCCACGCCGAGTCCGACTGGGCCGGCAGGGCCTGA